The DNA window GATCCGCTTCGACAAGATCGACACGCCTGACTACTTCGGCGCGACGCGCGTGACCAAGGACGGTGCGGAGGCTCTTCCGGAGCGAGTTGGGGCGAGCCGGGCGCCCTAGCCACTCTCCGTTAAGCCAAGGCCCTGAGCTGCGACGATGAGTCTCTCTTCGATAACGTTGGCGTGATCATTCGGTGGAGAGTGGAACGTAGTCGCCAGAACGGGCGTTCCATGGACACGGGGGTTGATCAAGCGGGGGGCGAAGGGGCGCACACCGGCGTGCGCCCGCAGGGGAACCACGGCAAGGGCAAGGGGCCGCATCACCATGGCTGGACTCACGACCGGTGGGCCGAATGTGGATGTCAGCCTGCTGTACGAGATCAACGGACTGGCCCTGCGCGCGCCGGACTGGGTGGACCGGTCGGTCGGCCTGGTCGGTGAGTACGGGATCCCGCTGGCCCTGGTGCTGCTGGTCCTGTGGTGCTGGCGCGGCGCCCGCCGCCAGGACGAGAGCACGGCCGTCGAGTCCTTCGCGGCGCTGGTGTGGGCCCCGCTCGCGGCCGGGCTGGCGCTGCTCGTGAACGCGCCGCTGCGTGAATTCGTGGGCAGGCCGCGGCCGTTCAGGGCGCACGAGGGGCTCCAGGTGCTCGACGCCGGCGCCGGGACCCGCTTCGGAGCCGAACTGGCGGGCGCCGACTTCTCCTTCGTCAGCGGGCACGCCACCCTCGCGATGGCCCTCGGCGTGGGCCTGTTCGTCGCCCACCGCAGGCTCGGGCTCATCGGGATCGCCCTGGCCGTCGCCGAAGGCACGTGCCGGGTGTACGCGGGCGTCCACTACCCCACCGACGTCATCGGCGGGTTCGCGCTCGGCACCGCCGTCGTGCTGGTGCTCGCGCCGCTCGCGATGGCGCTGCTGACTCCGGTGGTGCGCGCGGTCGCCGCCTCCCCGCGCCTGGGGCGTCTCGTACGGGCCAAGGACCGGGTGCTGCCCCTGCCGGTCGGCCTGGCGCAGGCCCAGACCCCGCCGGCCGGACCGCGCCCGCACGAGAGCGACCTCGCGGCCTAGCCCCTGCTGGGGGCGCCGAGATCAGGCCGGGTCAGCCCTGACTAGGCCTGGTTCCACACCGAGAGCAGCAGGGCCACCACCAGGCACAGGCCCGCCGCGCCGAAGCACAGGCGGACCGCCGTCGGGCGGGACCGGGGGGTCACCGGTCGCCGCCCTCGGGGTCGGTCTCGGTGTCGCGGCGGTAGCGGGAGCGCAGCCACAGACCGGTCGCGACGGCCGCGGCGCTGGTGAGCCCGATGGCCAGGGCCACGTCGGCGGGGCCGTCCGCCGAGCCGACCGGCCGGGCCCAGGCCGCCGCGGCCGGGGTCAGCGCGAGGAGCAGGGCCCAGAGAAGGGCCGCGAGGCGGGCTGCGGGTCCTGGCATGACTCAAGGGCATCCGCTCCGGCTGACCCCGGCCAGCCGGGCCGTCCGAACGGGCGACCTCGCCGGGCCGCCCCGAGCGCCTCCGGGCTGCCCCGACCGCCCCCGCTACCCCGCGCTGTGCCGGACGGCGTCCTTGCGGGCCAGGTCGCGGGAGCGGCGGGCCGGGCCCTTCCAGCCGCAGGTGCAGACGGCCAGGCAGAACGATCCGCGATCGGCGGTGGAGGTGGTGTGCCCTGAGGTGGGCGGCTGGGGCCGGTGTGGCACGGCGGAGGCAAGCGGAAGGGCAAGGGGCGCTCTCATGTGCGGATCCACCCCTCCACGGTACCTGGACCACAAGCGGGTCGGGGAGCCGCGTGGGCCGTGACGGGAAACCCTTGACCTCGTTAACCGGAGCGGGTGGGGGCCTCGGGCAAACAGCGGTCATGCGTTGGGGGTTGGCAGGCGATGGTGGTGCACCAGCACAGGCGGCGGCGCGAGCGTGCGGGTGGGGCGGTGCTCGCCGTCGGCGTCACCCTGGCGGTCACGGCGATGGGCGGGTGCGCGGGCGCCGGCAGCGACGACCGGCCCCCCGCGGACGCGGCGGCGGTGGTCCGCGGTGCCGCCGACACGCTGACGAAGGCGGGCAGCGCCCGGGCCCGTACGGCCATGGAGATGGCCACCGGCGGAACCAGGGTCACGATCCGCGGCGAGGGCGGCGTCGACTTCAAGAACCGGATGGGCCAGCTGCTGGTGATGCTCCCGGCCGATGTGAAGGGCAAGGCCGAGCACCGGCCCATCACCGAGCTGCTGGTGCCGGGCGCGCTCTACATGAAGAACCGGGGCGCGGGCGTGCCCGACGACAAGTGGGTCCGGGTCGACACGACGACCCTCGCCGACGGGAACCTGGTCACGGGCGGGGCCACCGACCCGCTGGTCGCGGCCGAGCTGCTGCGCGGTGTGCAGGAGGTGACGTACGTCGGGGAGACCGAGGTGGCCGGCACGAAGGTGCGGCACTACCGCGGGACCACCGACATCGGTCGGGCCGCGGCGAGCGCGTCGGCGGAGGTCCGGGGGGCGCTGGAGGCGGCGGCGAAAGGGTTCAGCAAGGACACCGTGCCGTTCGACGCCTACCTGGACGAGGAGGGGCGGCTGCGGAAGGTCCGCCACCGGTTCACCTACGTCAACAATGGCGTGATCGATGTCTCGTCGACCACGCTGCTGTACGGATTCGGGACGCCGGTGACCGTCGTATTGCCCGCAAGCGGGGACATTTACGCCGGGAAGATCGCCGAGTAGCGGTGCGGTCGGGCCATGCCCGGTATCCGGAAATGGTCCATCCGTGTCATGCGCCGCGGCCCGTGACCTCCCTACGCTGAGAAGTCGAGCGCCGACGACCGAAGACGGCAGAATGAGGTGACACGCGTGACTCCCGCAGGCGGTACGACGGTGCAGGATCATGTGGCGCTCGCCGAGATCGAGCTCTGCGGCGAGCTGATCATCGCGGCCTCGGCGGCTTCGGAAGAGCGGCTCAGCCAGGACCGGATCGACGAGGTGCTGATGGGCATCTGGTCGGACTGACCGCGGACCGCTGATCCCGGGCCGCTGATCCCAGGCCGCTGGACCCAGCCGCTGCCCTCGGACCCGCCGACCCCTGATCGCCGTCCGCCTCAGGTGCGCAGGAGGCGGGCGATGGCCTTGGTGGCCTCCTCGACCTTCGCGTCGATCTCCCCGCCGCCCTTCACGGCCGCGTCGGCCACGCAGTGGCGCAGGTGCTCCTCCAGGAGCTGGAGGGCGAAGGACTGGAGGGCCTTCGTGCTCGCCGAGACCTGGGTGAGTATGTCGATGCAGTAGACGTCCTCGTCGACGAGCCGCTGGAGGCCGCGGATCTGGCCCTCGATCCGGCGCAGCCGCTTGAGGTGCTCGTCCTTCTGGTGGTGGTAGCCGTGGACGGCGCCGCCGTCGGGGGAACCCTCCGCCTCGATGGTCGTCATGCGTCCTCCCGTGGTCCGGAACGAGGGGGTGCATACCCCTCGTGGGTATAGGGTACTGGGCCCTGGCCGCGGGGGCGGGGGCCCGTCGTCCTCACTCTGCCTGATGGAGGACACTGGGGAACGGCCGGTTAGCCGTGGCCGGGGGATGCGCCTAGCATCAGCCTGACCGAATCCAATGCACCCCGAGGACCTCACGTGCGATTTCGTCTGACCCCCAGGGAGACGAGCTTCTACGACATGTTCGCCGCATCCGCGGACAACATCGTCACGGGCTCCAAGCTCCTGATGGAACTGCTCGGAGCGGACTCTTCCGCACGGGTCGAGATCGCGGAGCGGATGCGGGCTGCGGAGCACGCGGGAGACGACGCGACCCACGCGATCTTCCACCAGCTCAACTCCTCCTTCATCACGCCGTTCGACCGCGAGGACATCTACAACCTCGCCTCGTCGCTCGACGACATCATGGACTTCATGGAGGAGGCGGTCGACCTGGTCGTCCTCTACAACGTGGAGGAGCTCCCCAAGGGCGTCGAGCAGCAGATCGAGGTGCTGGCGCGCGCGGCCGAGCTGACCGCCGAGGCCATGCCGCACCTGCGGACGATGGACAACCTCACCGAGTACTGGATCGAGGTCAACCGCCTCGAGAACCAGGCCGACCAGATCCACCGCAAGCTGCTCGCCCAGCTCTTCAACGGCAAGTACGACGCCATGGAGGTGCTGAAGCTCAAGCAGATCGTCGACGTGCTCGAAGAGGCGGCCGACGCGTTCGAGCACGTTGCGAACACGGTGGAGACCATCGCGGTCAAGGAGTCCTGAACCTCGTGGACACCTTCGCTCTGGTCGTGACCATCGGTGTCGCGCTCGGCTTTACGTATACGAATGGTTTCCACGACTCCGCGAACGCGATCGCGACGTCCGTCTCGACGCGGGCGCTGACCCCGCGCGCGGCGCTCGCGATGGCCGCCGTGATGAACCTCGCCGGCGCCTTCCTGGGCAGCGGGGTCGCCAAGACGGTCAGCAAGGGCCTGATCGAGACGCCCCACGGCAACCGGGGCATGTGGATCCTCTTCGCGGCGCTGGTCGGCGCGATCGTCTGGAACCTGATCACCTGGTACTTCGGCCTGCCGTCGTCCTCCTCGCACGCGCTGTTCGGCGGCATGGTGGGCGCGGCGCTGGCCGGTGGCATCGGCGTGCTGTGGGACGGCGTGGTCGACAAGGTCGTCATCCCGATGTTCGTGTCGCCGGTGGTCGGCCTGGTCGCCGGCTACCTGGTGATGGTGGCCATCCTGTGGATGTTCCGCCGCGCCAACCCGCACAAGGCCAAGCGCGGCTTCCGCATCGCGCAGACGGTCTCGGCGGCGGCGATGGCGCTGGGCCACGGCCTGCAGGACGCGCAGAAGACCATGGGCATCGTGGTGATGGCGCTGGTCATCGCCGATGTGCAGGCCGCGGACGCCGCCATCCCGATCTGGGTCAAGGTCGCCTGCGCCGTGATGCTGTCGCTGGGTACGTACGCGGGCGGCTGGCGCATCATGCGCACGCTCGGCCGCAAGATCATCGAGCTGGACCCGCCGCAGGGCTTCGCGGCCGAGACCACCGGTGCCTCGATCATGTTCGGCTCGGCGTTCCTCTTCCACGCGCCTATCTCCACCACCCACGTGATCACCTCGGCGATCATGGGCGTGGGCGCGACCAAGCGGGTGAACGCGGTGCGCTGGGGCGTGGCCAAGAACATCATCCTGGGCTGGTT is part of the Streptomyces subrutilus genome and encodes:
- a CDS encoding metal-sensitive transcriptional regulator; its protein translation is MTTIEAEGSPDGGAVHGYHHQKDEHLKRLRRIEGQIRGLQRLVDEDVYCIDILTQVSASTKALQSFALQLLEEHLRHCVADAAVKGGGEIDAKVEEATKAIARLLRT
- a CDS encoding phosphatase PAP2 family protein — protein: MAGLTTGGPNVDVSLLYEINGLALRAPDWVDRSVGLVGEYGIPLALVLLVLWCWRGARRQDESTAVESFAALVWAPLAAGLALLVNAPLREFVGRPRPFRAHEGLQVLDAGAGTRFGAELAGADFSFVSGHATLAMALGVGLFVAHRRLGLIGIALAVAEGTCRVYAGVHYPTDVIGGFALGTAVVLVLAPLAMALLTPVVRAVAASPRLGRLVRAKDRVLPLPVGLAQAQTPPAGPRPHESDLAA
- a CDS encoding DUF47 domain-containing protein produces the protein MRFRLTPRETSFYDMFAASADNIVTGSKLLMELLGADSSARVEIAERMRAAEHAGDDATHAIFHQLNSSFITPFDREDIYNLASSLDDIMDFMEEAVDLVVLYNVEELPKGVEQQIEVLARAAELTAEAMPHLRTMDNLTEYWIEVNRLENQADQIHRKLLAQLFNGKYDAMEVLKLKQIVDVLEEAADAFEHVANTVETIAVKES
- a CDS encoding inorganic phosphate transporter, which codes for MDTFALVVTIGVALGFTYTNGFHDSANAIATSVSTRALTPRAALAMAAVMNLAGAFLGSGVAKTVSKGLIETPHGNRGMWILFAALVGAIVWNLITWYFGLPSSSSHALFGGMVGAALAGGIGVLWDGVVDKVVIPMFVSPVVGLVAGYLVMVAILWMFRRANPHKAKRGFRIAQTVSAAAMALGHGLQDAQKTMGIVVMALVIADVQAADAAIPIWVKVACAVMLSLGTYAGGWRIMRTLGRKIIELDPPQGFAAETTGASIMFGSAFLFHAPISTTHVITSAIMGVGATKRVNAVRWGVAKNIILGWFITMPAAALVAAVSFWIVNLAFV